Genomic window (Nymphaea colorata isolate Beijing-Zhang1983 chromosome 1, ASM883128v2, whole genome shotgun sequence):
TTGCCTTTACCGAGTATGATCCTTGTAATTTTAGTTTACAAAGCTGGCAATATTAGGAAATGCAAATTGGATGCAACTGATGTCATGCTTCTCTTTTCTATCCTTTCAAACTCGAAACAACACAGGTGATTTTATTCAAGGACTCAGTTGAATGCCTGATGTTCTACAAATCTTGCAGGCCCCTTTTGTGACtttttatccttctttttgCATTTAAACGATGCAAACAAAAAAGTTGATGCAGTGGGAATAGTCACAACCCACAAGAAAGTTGAGGCATTAGACATCacttattttaattttgaacaatttctatgagaattttccttttcttttttctgaaggTCATCTTTGATGTACCATGTTGTGGAGCTGGTTCTTATCTTTAAgtgaaaaattgtttttgtattATAATGTCCCTTCCTTGTAGGTTCCAAATTCACAATCTTTATTGCATGGTTGCAGTATCTTGTGAGCAGTTTGTGATCTGTAAGTTCAAAACTGTTTTGGTACTTCAAGATGCCTTGATCAGTTTCTCTAAGACTGAAGCTCACTTGCATGTCTGTGTACTTTCCTAGTGCTTCTACAGTCTCCATTATGTGCATGATTCTTCTTTCCATGAGAAATTGTGTCTGGTGGTTTCTATATTTTCAACTTGTCAGTGCCTTGGAGATGTTATTTGATGGTTGTGTTACATTTATGCAGCTTTTAGTTGCCCTTAAGATTCGTTATCCTCAACGCATCACCATCCTTAGAGGAAATCATGAAAGCCGTCAGGTGTGCATTAAAAAGCTATTCCTTGTTATATTGAGTTGTATAGTTGTTATAGGATAGGATCCACACACCTGGTCCAGCTCAGTTTTAGTCAGTGAAGTAAGCTAGATTTGGTTGAATTTTTCCTTGAAACTGCTACCACTTGTTTTCTATATTAAAGTGTAATAATTGCAGTTTGCATATATGGCTACTCTGTAATTTTCTTTTGGTGATTTCTTCTAAATTATGGTTTTGCCTCTTTGCAGATAACTCAAGTTTATGGTTTTTATGATGAATGCCTGCGAAAGTgagtttttgtttctgtttatttattttcgtAGATCATAATAGCATATACAGCTGCATTACTGTTTACCTGATTACTCAATTCTTTTTAATACTTTTGACATATAATCCTTGTCCAGTATCACACTAGTAATTCTCTCAGTTACTGGTTTATTGcttattgttcttttcttgTAGTTGAGTTAACAATGTTATGTAAGTGCTTATTTCATTAATGCTCTGAAAAGTCAAGTTTTGGTAACtattttgttttatcttttttgttgatatcTCTATGGCTTTTAGAATCCTCTAAGGAGTTGAATCAGTTTTTGCATAGGAGTCATGTACATAAAATACAATTATGCCTCTTGAGCAAGACTATGATGTTGGATTCttttaatgtaattttcttGTGAAGCATCTCTTTCAAAATAGATGTACCTTTTTCAGTCTCAGGGTCTGATTCACATACATCTGCTTCAGAAAACTATGGTCCTTAAAAACATGAAGAATGCAAATATGGAGTAGCATTTGACTGAATATGGGATGGGTAAAAGCAATGGTGCCATTCCAAGGCCTATGGACAATAACTGCTGTTCAGTGAAGGCGAGAAATGAACGGAGTTCAACATCCTCGTGTACTTTGGAGTTTGGAAGCAAAACGTGTTTATGCTACAGTGGGAAGGGGAACATTATTTGAAGTTCatgataaatcaaaattttccctTCACCTCATACTTTAACCTTATCAGTTTTTTACCAAGCCTGTGTGCTTGACAACCTGATGACTATTCTTCAAGAGTCTGCCAATATGtaattcatgaatttatttGTATGAATTGGTTTATCTACCTATAATGATATGCTCTGATTGCTCTGCTTGATGCCCTGGCAATGCTTTTGGCACCCTTGAATTGCTAATCAGCTTTAGGCTGTTCTCACAATGTTATTTCAAATCATTGATTGTTGGGCCTTTTTTGGGGATGTTGGCTTTATATTCATGCGTCTGCTTTGTTTGGTCCAAAAATATCATAACTTGTCCATATGGAATAGTTGAAACCAAGTGTGCCTTTATGGAATAGGATCTGGACGGGCACAGTTTCTTGTTAGTCCTAGAAAGGGATGTCTCGATCATGGATTGATTTTGGGTGGTAAACCGTGAGTTTTTGGTTCAACAAGAAGTTGAAGCAGTTTTATCTTAGGATTTACAGTTGTATTAGGCCAAAGTCTTTGTCCAAAcctgaaaagaaagaaattattaATTGCCTTGTCAGGTTTTGCCAAATTGCTAGCTACTTTGGGTCCAGTGTAATTCAGAACAGAAGTTTCAATGGttgaaataaataaaggatTGAATCTACCCAATAATTgaatttttcttgttaaaaagGTACAATATATCATTTTACTCATTTACTTCTCCCATGCCAGGTAAGTAGATAATTTGACATTCCTTGTTTGAAAGAATTCAAACTCGTTTAACCTGACAAAGCTTTTGGATCTGGAATGAAAAAATTCAACCTCAATTAACATGACAAAACTGGAAGTTGGGTATACTAGAGGTGCACATTAGTTAAAAATAACATATCGTGATATCTGACCCTTACCTTGTTGTTTAAAATAGTCAATTAATCAGCCTAATTGTTGGTCTGTTGACTAATCCTTGACCTACAAATCTATATGTATGTTCTTCTTATAGGTATTGATGTTTCTGTAGTCTGTACTTATTtccatataaatatatgtttatttattgATAGTCAATCTGCTTGGACCGAGTAGGACGGACTAGTCTCGATTGGTCTTTTTAGTGTCCTGGAACAACCCCTGTCCAATATCTGGTTTGAAAAAACTAGtttaataattaaatatttaCAAGTTGTCAATTTGAACTGAAATCTTATTGTCCAGGATTATTTCATGTGTGTGGATTTTATTTACCATAATTATGTTGAAACTCATTTCCGTTATATTTGTTAATTCTCGCAGGTATGGGAGTGCAGCTGTCTGGAAGATGTTCACTGACCTGTTTGACTATTTTCCATTAACAGCCTTGGTGAGTTTCGTGGTAGCCTTGATTTTGGTGTATGGCAGTATGGGACAGTACACTTCTTTGCTTGTTTAGACAAATGAATTCTTgaagttaatttttttgagaagaTCATTGTCTTATTGCAACATTATCTAGAATCGAAAGTGCAGGGTCATTTTTAGTATGCTTTTGAATGCTTTGTAATatgattttaataaaaaaattgagctaTAAACGTTTCTTTATAGTTTTTGTTGGTAGTTGAATGCAGTGTGTTATTGAGGATGTTGTAGATAGAGTACACTGGCAGTTTAGAAAGATTTGGCCCACCCatgaaatttgtaaaaaaagaaagtgaaaatggGGCATAGTCATGCCTGGAGGCATGTTATGGTCTGCCACTGATGCTTGTTCCAGTAATACTATCCTCATTTATTTGTATAAGTTTCTTCATTGACCGCGGCTAATTCCTTTTGTAAATTCAATAAATTAGGAACCTGCATCAATTTTATGAAGGGAAGCTTTTGTTTGTGTTTAATCATTCACATGTGGAGCTGCTCTTTCACATGGTTCCATGGAGACATTCAAATGACTTATGGGAGCAGTTAGTGTTATTCTAAATTTCTGATTATTCTTTGTGCAATTTTTGTAACTGTTTCTCAATTGTATTTGTTCACTTGGTAGGTGGAGTCCGAGATATTTTGTCTCCATGGTGGTCTATCGCCATCTATTGAAACTCTGGACAGCATTCGAAATTTTGACCGTGTGCAAGAAGTGCCTCATGAAGGACCCATGTGTGATATTTTGTGGTCTGACCCCGATGATCGATGTGGTTGGGGTATGTCACCACGTGGTGCTGGATATACCTTTGGCCAGGTGTTTCTTCACCTATTCTTTTGCCTGATAACCATTTTTGTTTCCCAAATACATTTTGTTCTAACACGATATAGATTGTTAGCACAGGATGTATCTGAGCAGTTCAACCGCACCAATAATTTGAAGCTCATAGCGAGAGCTCACCAACTTGTCATGGACGGTTTCAGTTGGGGACATGTAATTCTCTTTGTGTGCCTGCtatctttttaatatattggCAGGGTTTTGTGGCTGCGGGTGGTTAGTTGCACTTATTTTCTATTTCAGGAGAAAAAAGTGGTCACAATTTTTAGTGCACCTAATTATTGTTACCGATGTGGGAATATGGCATCCATTTTGGAAGTCGATGATTGCAAAGGGCACACATTCATTCAggtattatatttgttttttgtgcATGTGTGCCTGCATGATTGTGTTTTTGTGTGCATGCTTGCATCTCTGCATTTGGACATTTTGAGATGGTCTTTGCTGCTGCAGTTTGAACCAGCTCCACGGCGGGGGGAGCCTGATGTGACTCGGAGAACACCAGATTACTTTTTATGATGAAGCTGTCCTGCTGCTTGCTGGCCTTTCTGGCCCAAACTTTGAATATGCACTTCTGGCTGAGGAGGAAAATCAACAGCATCATGGAGCTTAAAATTgggtttgatttattttctcaagcttATTACATGCTGGGGCCACAACTCACAAGAAGGAATTATTTAAGGTTGAATTTGTGATGGGTTCTCTAAGATTGGGCTTTGAGATGTACAGACACTCTCGAGGCAGGATGGGTTAGGAGGGTGAATCGGGAGTCACTGTAGCATGTCATTTCTGGAAAGACGTGCCTTTTTTGAAGTCTGCAGAGGaagctctctttttttttttattatttttgcttgCCAGGAACTAAACAAATGTTCTCTGTTTGAGTGTACCATCGATCCAGTATTCGTTGACTATATTATTTGATTCCATTGTTTTTTGGCCAAGCACTGGCTTCTGTTATATAACATATCTTATTTGATCCAATTCATTCCAGTTAGACCAGCTATTGGAGCGGGCATGATTCTTGTCTAATTTCAGGTGCCACAGACACCACCTTCACTTGTATGAGCGGTCATTATAGCAGCTGAAGCAATCTAAATTGCTCCACAGCAAGGAACACGAAGGGAACGTTCTGGTTTGTCATTCTTAGATACCTTTGAAGGAATCTTCAATGTGATTATGCGGCTAGCAGTTTGAAGTTTGTTCTATTCCGTACCTCACGGTGCAGCAAGCTATACTAGGAATTCGTAAGAATGCTTTGTTCTCCGTTCACTGACTTTAATGTAGATATATTGTTGAAATTCCGGCATATATATCCTGCTCGAGTCGGAATTTGTCCAACTTGGCGGAGGAGCCAATGAAGGTTGCAACTCACTCATAAATTCCCAGTGAAACGCACACATCGAAAGCACATCTGCTATGATCTTGAGGTTCACTCTAAAGACAAGGATGGATCTGTGACCAGGATGATGACGTATCGGAGCCATCCTTTAAATTTTTATGCAACTTATTATAAATTTATCTAGGGATAGCTTTCTTTCATAAGGGTCTTTTTCCGTTTCTATttgttcttttccattttaCCATTATTTTCCGTCACCTCAACCTTCACCTCTATAATTCACTACTACTTGCTCTAATCCATTTCACCACAATTACCCATCATTCCCACCACCGTAGCCATCAGTCACTACTTCATCATACTTATATCGATACTTTCATCGTTGCTACCGTCATTACTGTGGCTGCTGCTAGTGACTGCACTTTATTGCTCCAACCAACCATGCAAGAGGTGGAACTAGAAAGcacccccttttttttttcttttacagaaATCACTTTTGTGTGGGAGACGTGGCTGCTTTGGTGTAATCTGTCCCACTTTGGACAAAATACCATCTAAGGGAGTGCCAATGAATCTATATTGCGTGAACCTACTTCAATACTTGAGGCTGAGTCATAATAACCTTATCTAGGGGAAATACAGCAGGGCTTAGCCATACAAAGGGTCTTGATGGGGTTTGAACTCATGAGCAGCGGCCTATTGGCCAGGCCAGCTCCAAGAAAAGTTTATCTAAACATCCAATCAGAAAATTTCATTAGAAGGCCAAAGATTAATTTCCAAAGACCTTTCATGTACTAAATCCTTTTCTAGTTGAAAATCTAAGCCCGGGCAGAGTGAGGAGAAGAGTTCGATACCCAGAGCGTTCATGAGCCACCCGATAGATTTAACACCAACAAGCTCCTTAACTATACCCCCcacgagttaaaagaaagagagaagattttACAAGGACCTACGCTTTTGATGGCATAATAAAACACACTTAGAATTAACATTTCATTCATTGAACCACCATCTTTGTGTGCATCTCATGCGGTTAAAGTACCATATTCAAACTTGCATTCTTCTCCAGCAGAGcctgtttttttaaaaatttagaaaagaaaagatactTCTATTGCAAACCAGTTTCCATTCATGATCGTTTGAGCAATACAAGCCAAATATTTCACAACACAAACCAATAAGAACCATGGAACATTCAGTTTGTTATTAGGCCTAGAGTTTCAGCATGAAAGATCTTTTCTAGGATATTGGTCCTTCAGTTCCAAATAGACATAGAAAGAGACATGAGAAACCAGCCCATGAGTAGAAGAAGGCGTCCAGTCCCCAAGTTGCTTCCTCTTTGGTCGCTCCAACCGCTGGTCGGCGAACTAGAACCATCCACAGCTGCACCTTTTGGTCCTGCAAATGAAGGACAATTTTTCGTACATTTTCATTCTCACATGTAAATTCCTTCTCATGCGATGCAGCTTACACATTCTGTCATTTACACATATAGATCCTGAGTGTATATATGTTTAGATGCCATCTGGTTTGACTTGAACCGAAAAATGCCTGGACAACTTGCAGTATTTTGGTAGAAACTAAAAAGAAACCATGAAggccctatatatatatatatgccatcTGGTTTGACTTAAACCGAAAAATGCCTGGACAACTTGCAGTATTTTGgtagaaactagaaagaaaccatgaagatatatatatttgaaggaTTTactagtttttactttttagagTGGAAACGGTGACTGCAAAAATAACAAAGAGAGCGAGAAAAAtaggcgagagagagagagagagcatcttctctctctctctctctctctctctttagacATGTATGTTCTACC
Coding sequences:
- the LOC116268130 gene encoding serine/threonine-protein phosphatase PP2A-2 catalytic subunit-like isoform X1 produces the protein MSVDLAFSDPKGNIDSQISQLMQCKPLSEPEIRTLCGKAKEILMEENNVQPVKSPVTICGDIHGQFHDLVELFRIGGKCPDTNYLFMGDYVDRGYYSVETVTLLVALKIRYPQRITILRGNHESRQITQVYGFYDECLRKYGSAAVWKMFTDLFDYFPLTALVESEIFCLHGGLSPSIETLDSIRNFDRVQEVPHEGPMCDILWSDPDDRCGWGMSPRGAGYTFGQVFLHLFFCLITIFVSQIHFVLTRYRLLAQDVSEQFNRTNNLKLIARAHQLVMDGFSWGHEKKVVTIFSAPNYCYRCGNMASILEVDDCKGHTFIQFEPAPRRGEPDVTRRTPDYFL
- the LOC116268130 gene encoding serine/threonine-protein phosphatase PP2A-2 catalytic subunit-like isoform X2 encodes the protein MSVDLAFSDPKGNIDSQISQLMQCKPLSEPEIRTLCGKAKEILMEENNVQPVKSPVTICGDIHGQFHDLVELFRIGGKCPDTNYLFMGDYVDRGYYSVETVTLLVALKIRYPQRITILRGNHESRQITQVYGFYDECLRKYGSAAVWKMFTDLFDYFPLTALVESEIFCLHGGLSPSIETLDSIRNFDRVQEVPHEGPMCDILWSDPDDRCGWGMSPRGAGYTFGQDVSEQFNRTNNLKLIARAHQLVMDGFSWGHEKKVVTIFSAPNYCYRCGNMASILEVDDCKGHTFIQFEPAPRRGEPDVTRRTPDYFL